Proteins encoded by one window of Pseudomonas sp. PSKL.D1:
- the catA gene encoding catechol 1,2-dioxygenase, translating to MTVKISHTADVQTFFEEAAGFGNDDGSPRLKRIVQRVLQDTARLIEDLEISENEFWHAVDYLNRLGGRGEAGLLVAGLGIEHFLDLLQDAKDAEAGQTGGTPRTIEGPLYVAGAPIAQGEARMDDGTEEGVAMPMLLEGVVRGPDGQPLAGATVDLWHANTRGTYSFFDQSQSEYNLRRRIVTDAEGRYRAHSIVPSGYGCDPQGPTQECLDLLGRHGQRPAHIHFFISAPGHRHLTTQINLAGDKYLWDDFAYATRDGLVGEVVLREGRAELAFDFQLQQAQGDAHEQRSGRPRALQEA from the coding sequence ATGACCGTGAAAATTTCCCATACCGCCGACGTGCAAACGTTCTTTGAAGAAGCCGCAGGCTTTGGCAACGACGACGGCAGCCCACGCCTGAAGCGCATCGTCCAGCGCGTGCTGCAGGACACCGCCCGCCTGATCGAAGACCTGGAAATCAGCGAAAACGAGTTCTGGCACGCCGTGGACTACCTCAACCGCCTGGGCGGGCGGGGCGAGGCCGGGCTGCTGGTGGCGGGCCTGGGCATCGAGCACTTCCTCGACCTGCTGCAGGATGCCAAGGACGCCGAGGCCGGGCAGACCGGCGGCACCCCGCGCACCATCGAAGGCCCGTTGTACGTGGCCGGTGCCCCAATCGCCCAGGGCGAAGCGCGCATGGACGATGGCACGGAAGAGGGCGTGGCCATGCCCATGTTGCTCGAAGGCGTGGTTCGCGGCCCGGATGGCCAGCCGTTGGCCGGTGCCACCGTTGACCTGTGGCATGCCAACACCCGTGGCACTTACTCGTTCTTTGACCAGAGCCAGTCCGAGTACAACCTGCGCCGGCGCATCGTCACCGATGCCGAAGGCCGCTACCGCGCGCATTCCATCGTGCCGTCGGGCTATGGCTGCGACCCGCAGGGGCCGACCCAGGAGTGCCTGGACCTGCTTGGCCGCCACGGCCAGCGCCCGGCGCATATCCACTTCTTTATCTCGGCGCCGGGGCATCGGCATTTGACCACGCAGATCAACCTGGCCGGGGACAAGTACCTGTGGGACGACTTTGCCTATGCCACGCGGGATGGGCTGGTGGGTGAGGTGGTGTTGCGCGAGGGGCGTGCCGAGCTTGCGTTCGACTTCCAGTTGCAGCAGGCGCAGGGCGATGCGCACGAACAGCGCAGCGGGCGGCCGCGGGCGTTGCAAGAGGCCTGA
- a CDS encoding microcin C ABC transporter permease YejB, translated as MTAYILRRLLLIIPTLLAILLVNFAIVQAAPGGPVEQAVARLQGIGGGAPGARAEVVHGESRATRGLDPKLIEEIKRQYGFDKSAPERLWLMLSQYARLDFGQSFFRGAKVTDLILDKLPVTLSLGFWATLITYLVSIPLGIRKAVRHGSRFDAWSSALIVIGYALPSFLFAVLLIVLFAGGTSLNWFPVRGLVSEDFDQLSLLGKVADYFWHLVLPVGALVIGGFATLTLLTKNAFLDEISRQYVVTARAKGLSERRVLYGHVLRNAMLLVLAGLPQALITVFFAGSLLIEVIFSLDGLGRMSYDAAVARDYPVVFGTLFIFTLAGLLIRLIGDLSYTLLDPRIDFDARAH; from the coding sequence ATGACCGCCTACATTCTGCGGCGCTTGCTGCTGATCATCCCCACGTTGCTGGCGATCCTGCTGGTCAACTTCGCCATCGTTCAAGCGGCCCCCGGTGGCCCGGTGGAACAGGCCGTGGCCCGGCTCCAGGGCATCGGCGGCGGCGCGCCCGGTGCACGAGCCGAGGTGGTGCATGGCGAATCGCGGGCTACCCGAGGCCTGGACCCCAAGCTGATCGAAGAAATCAAACGCCAGTACGGTTTCGACAAGTCTGCCCCTGAGCGCCTGTGGTTGATGCTGAGCCAGTACGCGCGGCTGGATTTCGGCCAAAGCTTCTTTCGCGGGGCCAAGGTCACCGACCTGATTCTGGACAAGCTGCCCGTGACACTGTCACTGGGCTTTTGGGCCACGCTGATCACTTACCTGGTGTCCATCCCGCTGGGCATCCGCAAGGCGGTGCGCCATGGCAGCCGGTTCGATGCCTGGAGCAGCGCACTGATCGTGATCGGCTATGCCCTGCCCTCGTTCCTGTTTGCCGTGCTGCTGATCGTGCTGTTTGCCGGCGGCACGTCGCTCAACTGGTTCCCGGTGCGCGGGCTGGTCTCGGAAGACTTCGACCAGCTCAGCCTGCTGGGCAAGGTGGCCGATTACTTCTGGCACCTGGTGCTGCCGGTCGGCGCCTTGGTGATTGGCGGCTTTGCCACGCTGACGCTGCTGACCAAAAATGCCTTTCTCGATGAAATCTCGCGCCAGTACGTGGTCACCGCCCGGGCCAAAGGCCTGAGCGAGCGCCGGGTGCTGTATGGCCATGTGCTGCGCAATGCCATGCTGCTGGTGCTGGCCGGGTTGCCACAGGCACTGATCACGGTGTTCTTCGCGGGCTCGTTGCTGATCGAGGTGATTTTTTCCCTTGATGGGCTGGGGCGCATGAGTTACGACGCCGCGGTGGCCCGCGATTACCCGGTGGTGTTCGGTACCTTGTTCATCTTTACCCTGGCCGGGTTGCTGATACGCCTGATTGGCGATTTGTCGTACACGCTGCTGGACCCACGCATCGACTTCGACGCGAGGGCGCACTGA
- a CDS encoding MFS transporter, with amino-acid sequence MRTLDVHPIIDNARFSPFHWMVMAWCGLLLIFDGYDLFIYGVVLPVIMKEWGLTPLQAGALGSYALFGMMFGALAFGSLADRIGRKKGIAICFALFSGATILNGFASSPSEFGIYRFIAGLGCGGLMPNAVALMNEYAPKRLRSTLVAIMFSGYSLGGMLSAGVGIFMLPRFGWESMFFAAAIPLLLLPVILYYLPESIGFLVRQGRTDEARTLLKRLDPTCDVQPGDTLQAVDRKSSGASVLDLFRNGLAIRTLALWLAFFCCLLMVYALSSWLPKLMANAGYSLGSSLSFLLALNFGGMAGAILGGWLGDRYNLVKVKVAFFLAAAVSISLLGVNSPMPVLYLLIFIAGATTIGTQILLYAGAAQLYGLSVRSTGLGWASGIGRNGAIVGPLLGGALMGINLPLQLNFIAFAIPGAIAALAMAVHLASGRRQAVAATA; translated from the coding sequence ATGCGAACCCTTGACGTACACCCGATCATCGACAATGCCCGCTTCAGCCCCTTCCACTGGATGGTCATGGCCTGGTGCGGCCTGCTGCTGATCTTCGACGGCTACGACCTGTTCATCTACGGCGTGGTGCTGCCGGTGATCATGAAAGAGTGGGGCCTGACCCCGCTGCAAGCCGGTGCGCTGGGCAGCTATGCGCTGTTTGGCATGATGTTCGGCGCACTGGCGTTCGGCAGCCTGGCCGACCGCATCGGGCGCAAGAAAGGGATCGCCATCTGTTTTGCCTTGTTCTCGGGGGCGACCATCCTCAATGGCTTTGCCAGCAGCCCCAGCGAGTTCGGCATCTACCGCTTCATCGCCGGGCTCGGCTGCGGCGGCCTGATGCCCAATGCCGTGGCGCTGATGAACGAATACGCGCCCAAGCGCCTGCGCAGTACGCTGGTGGCGATCATGTTCAGTGGCTATTCGCTGGGCGGCATGCTCTCGGCGGGTGTTGGCATTTTCATGCTGCCGCGCTTTGGCTGGGAGTCGATGTTCTTCGCCGCTGCCATCCCGCTGTTGTTGCTGCCGGTGATCCTTTACTACCTGCCCGAGTCCATCGGCTTTCTGGTACGCCAGGGCCGCACGGATGAAGCCCGCACACTGCTCAAACGCCTGGACCCGACCTGTGACGTGCAGCCTGGCGATACGTTGCAAGCTGTCGACCGCAAAAGCAGCGGGGCTTCGGTACTCGACCTGTTCCGCAACGGCTTGGCCATCCGCACCCTGGCCCTGTGGCTGGCGTTTTTCTGCTGCCTGCTGATGGTCTACGCGCTCAGTTCCTGGCTGCCCAAACTGATGGCCAACGCCGGCTATAGCCTGGGCTCGAGCCTGTCATTCCTGCTGGCCCTGAACTTTGGCGGCATGGCCGGGGCGATTCTTGGCGGCTGGCTGGGCGACCGCTACAACCTGGTCAAGGTGAAAGTGGCGTTTTTCCTGGCCGCTGCCGTGTCGATCAGCCTGCTGGGCGTGAACAGCCCGATGCCGGTGTTGTACCTGCTGATCTTCATCGCCGGCGCCACCACCATCGGCACGCAAATCCTGCTGTACGCCGGTGCCGCGCAGCTGTACGGCCTGTCGGTACGCTCCACTGGCCTGGGCTGGGCCTCGGGTATCGGCCGCAACGGCGCCATCGTGGGCCCGCTGCTGGGCGGTGCGCTGATGGGCATCAACCTGCCGCTGCAACTCAATTTCATTGCCTTTGCCATCCCTGGCGCGATTGCCGCGCTGGCCATGGCCGTGCACCTGGCCAGTGGCCGGCGCCAGGCCGTGGCGGCAACTGCCTGA
- the benC gene encoding benzoate 1,2-dioxygenase electron transfer component BenC — protein MSFQIALNFEDGVTRFIEATGQETVADAAYRQGINIPLDCRDGACGTCKCKAESGRYDLGDNFIEDALSEDEIAEGYVLTCQMRAESDCVVRIPASSQVCKTEQASFEASISDVRQLSESTIALSIKGEALSRLAFLPGQYVNLKVPGSEQSRAYSFSSLQKDGEVSFLIRNVPGGLMSSFLTSLAKAGDNMSLAGPLGSFYLRPIQRPLLLLAGGTGLAPFTAMLEKVAEQGSEHPLHLIYGVTNDFDLVELDRLQALAARIPNFTFSACVANPASEYPQKGYVTQHIEPRHLNDGDVDVYLCGPPPMVEAVSQYLREQGIAPANFYFEKFAAAA, from the coding sequence ATGAGCTTCCAGATCGCGCTTAATTTCGAAGACGGGGTGACCCGCTTCATCGAGGCCACTGGCCAGGAAACCGTGGCCGATGCTGCCTACCGCCAGGGCATCAACATCCCGCTGGACTGCCGCGACGGCGCCTGCGGCACGTGCAAGTGCAAGGCCGAATCCGGCCGGTATGACCTGGGCGACAACTTTATCGAAGACGCCCTGAGCGAGGACGAAATCGCCGAGGGCTACGTGCTCACCTGCCAGATGCGCGCCGAAAGCGATTGCGTGGTGCGCATCCCGGCGTCTTCACAAGTCTGCAAGACCGAACAGGCCAGCTTCGAGGCGTCCATCAGCGACGTGCGCCAACTGTCGGAGAGCACCATTGCGCTGTCGATCAAGGGTGAAGCCCTGAGCCGCCTGGCGTTCCTGCCTGGGCAGTACGTGAACCTGAAAGTACCGGGCAGCGAGCAGAGCCGTGCCTATTCGTTCAGCTCGCTGCAAAAGGATGGCGAGGTCAGCTTTTTGATCCGCAATGTGCCGGGCGGGCTGATGAGCAGCTTCCTCACCAGCCTGGCCAAGGCCGGTGACAACATGAGCCTGGCCGGCCCGTTGGGCAGCTTCTACCTGCGGCCGATCCAGCGCCCGTTGTTGCTGCTGGCGGGCGGCACCGGCCTGGCCCCGTTCACGGCGATGCTGGAGAAGGTCGCCGAGCAGGGCAGCGAACACCCGCTGCACCTGATTTATGGCGTGACCAACGACTTCGACCTGGTCGAGCTGGACCGCCTGCAGGCACTGGCCGCGCGCATTCCCAACTTCACCTTCAGCGCCTGCGTGGCCAACCCGGCCAGCGAGTACCCGCAAAAGGGCTACGTGACCCAGCACATCGAACCGCGCCACCTCAACGACGGCGATGTGGACGTGTACCTGTGCGGGCCACCGCCGATGGTGGAGGCGGTAAGCCAGTACCTGCGTGAGCAAGGCATCGCCCCGGCGAACTTCTACTTCGAGAAGTTCGCGGCGGCAGCCTGA
- a CDS encoding peptidylprolyl isomerase, with protein sequence MARATARHILVATEDKCNELKAQIEAGADFAEIAKANSTCPSSRQGGDLGSFGPGQMVKEFDTVVFSAPVNTVQGPVKTQFGYHLLEVTSRQD encoded by the coding sequence ATGGCACGCGCCACTGCCCGCCACATCCTGGTTGCCACCGAAGACAAGTGCAACGAACTCAAAGCCCAGATCGAAGCCGGTGCCGACTTCGCCGAAATCGCCAAGGCCAACTCCACCTGCCCGTCCAGCCGCCAGGGCGGTGACCTGGGCTCGTTCGGCCCAGGCCAGATGGTCAAGGAATTCGACACCGTGGTGTTCAGCGCCCCGGTCAACACCGTGCAAGGCCCGGTGAAAACCCAGTTCGGCTACCACCTGCTCGAAGTGACCAGCCGCCAGGACTGA
- the benB gene encoding benzoate 1,2-dioxygenase small subunit encodes MSLHDTVRDFLYREARYLDDAQWDQWLELYASDATFWMPSWDDDDTLTEDPQSEISLIWYGNRGGLEDRVFRIKTERSSATVPDTRTSHNISNIEIVEQGEGSCQVRFNWHTLSFRYKTTDSYFGTSFYTLDLRGEQPLIKAKKVVLKNDYVRQVIDIYHI; translated from the coding sequence ATGAGCCTGCATGACACCGTGCGCGACTTCCTCTACCGCGAAGCGCGCTACCTGGACGATGCCCAGTGGGACCAGTGGCTGGAGCTGTACGCCAGCGATGCGACCTTCTGGATGCCATCCTGGGATGACGACGACACCCTGACCGAAGACCCTCAAAGCGAAATTTCGCTGATCTGGTACGGCAACCGTGGCGGCCTTGAAGACCGTGTGTTCCGCATCAAGACCGAACGTTCCAGTGCGACCGTGCCCGACACCCGCACCTCGCACAACATCAGCAACATCGAGATCGTCGAACAGGGCGAGGGCAGCTGCCAGGTGCGCTTCAACTGGCACACCCTGAGCTTTCGCTACAAGACCACCGACAGCTATTTCGGCACCAGTTTCTACACCCTCGACCTGCGCGGTGAACAGCCGCTGATCAAGGCCAAGAAGGTGGTGCTGAAAAACGACTACGTGCGTCAGGTCATCGACATCTACCACATCTGA
- the benA gene encoding benzoate 1,2-dioxygenase large subunit, with amino-acid sequence MSLGFDYLNAMLEDDREKGVYRCKREMFTDPRLFDLEMKHIFEGNWIYLAHESQIPEKNDFLTLTMGRQPIFIARNKDGELNAFLNACSHRGAMLCRHKRGNRSSYTCPFHGWTFNNSGKLLKVKDPSNAGYPDSFNCDGSHDLTKVARFESYRGFLFGSLNADVKPLVEHLGESAKIIDMIVDQSPEGLEVLRGASSYIYEGNWKLTAENGADGYHVSSVHWNYAATQNQRKQREAGDEIKTMSAGAWAKQGGGFYSFDHGHLLLWTRWANPEDRPAFERRDQLAADFGQARADWMIENSRNLCLYPNVYLMDQFSSQIRIARPISVNKTEITIYCIAPKGESSDARAKRIRQYEDFFNVSGMATPDDLEEFRSCQTGYGGGTGWNDMSRGAQHWVEGADEAAKEIELKPLLSGVRTEDEGLFVLQHKYWQDTMLQALKDEQQLIPVEAVQ; translated from the coding sequence ATGTCCCTGGGATTCGACTACCTCAATGCCATGCTCGAGGACGACCGCGAAAAGGGCGTCTACCGTTGCAAGCGTGAAATGTTCACCGACCCGCGCCTGTTCGACCTGGAGATGAAACACATCTTCGAAGGCAACTGGATCTACCTGGCCCACGAAAGCCAGATCCCCGAAAAAAACGACTTCCTCACCCTGACCATGGGGCGCCAGCCGATCTTCATCGCGCGCAACAAGGACGGGGAGCTCAACGCCTTCCTCAATGCCTGCAGCCACCGCGGCGCCATGCTGTGCCGGCACAAGCGCGGCAACCGGTCCAGCTACACCTGCCCGTTCCACGGCTGGACGTTCAACAACAGCGGCAAGCTGCTCAAAGTGAAAGACCCAAGCAACGCCGGCTACCCCGACAGCTTCAACTGCGACGGCTCCCACGACCTGACCAAGGTGGCGCGCTTCGAGTCGTACCGGGGTTTTCTGTTCGGCAGCCTCAATGCTGACGTGAAGCCGCTGGTCGAGCACCTGGGCGAATCGGCCAAGATCATCGACATGATCGTCGACCAGTCCCCCGAAGGCCTGGAAGTGCTGCGCGGCGCCAGCTCGTACATCTACGAAGGCAACTGGAAGCTCACCGCCGAGAACGGCGCCGACGGCTACCACGTCAGCTCCGTGCACTGGAACTACGCCGCCACCCAGAACCAGCGCAAGCAGCGTGAGGCGGGTGACGAAATCAAGACCATGAGCGCCGGCGCCTGGGCCAAGCAGGGCGGTGGCTTCTACTCGTTCGACCACGGCCACCTGCTGCTGTGGACCCGCTGGGCCAACCCCGAAGACCGCCCGGCCTTCGAGCGCCGCGACCAGCTGGCCGCCGACTTCGGCCAGGCCCGCGCCGACTGGATGATCGAGAACTCGCGCAACCTGTGCCTGTACCCCAACGTGTACCTGATGGACCAGTTCAGCTCGCAAATCCGCATTGCCCGGCCGATTTCGGTGAACAAGACCGAAATCACCATCTACTGCATCGCCCCCAAGGGTGAAAGCAGCGATGCCCGCGCCAAGCGTATCCGCCAGTACGAAGACTTCTTCAACGTGAGCGGCATGGCCACCCCGGACGACCTGGAAGAATTCCGTTCATGCCAGACCGGCTACGGCGGCGGCACCGGCTGGAACGACATGTCCCGTGGCGCGCAGCACTGGGTTGAAGGCGCCGATGAGGCGGCCAAAGAGATCGAACTCAAGCCGCTGTTGTCGGGCGTGCGCACCGAGGACGAGGGCCTGTTCGTGCTGCAACACAAGTACTGGCAGGACACCATGCTCCAGGCGCTCAAGGACGAACAGCAACTGATCCCCGTGGAGGCCGTGCAATGA
- a CDS encoding 1,6-dihydroxycyclohexa-2,4-diene-1-carboxylate dehydrogenase, producing the protein MNNRFQGKIALVTGAAQGIGRGVCWRLKAEGAQVVAVDRSELVHELAGEGMLTLTADLEQHDECQRVMATAVDTFGRLDILVNNVGGTIWAKPFEHYDAQQIEAEVRRSLFPTLWCCHAALPYMLERNSGAIVNVSSIATRGVNRVPYGAAKGGVNALTACLAFETAGRGIRVNATAPGGTEAPPRRVPRNSAEQTPQEKIWYQQIVDQTLDSSLMHRYGSIDEQVGAILFLASDDASYITGVTLPVGGGDLG; encoded by the coding sequence ATGAACAACAGATTCCAAGGCAAAATCGCCCTGGTCACCGGCGCCGCCCAGGGCATCGGCCGTGGCGTGTGCTGGCGGCTCAAAGCCGAAGGCGCGCAGGTGGTGGCGGTGGACCGCTCCGAGCTGGTGCACGAACTGGCCGGCGAGGGCATGCTGACCCTCACCGCCGACCTCGAACAGCACGACGAGTGCCAGCGCGTGATGGCCACCGCCGTGGACACCTTTGGCCGCCTCGACATCCTGGTCAACAACGTGGGCGGCACCATCTGGGCCAAGCCGTTCGAGCACTACGACGCCCAGCAGATTGAAGCCGAAGTGCGCCGCTCGCTGTTCCCCACCCTGTGGTGCTGCCACGCCGCGCTGCCGTACATGCTCGAACGCAACAGCGGGGCCATCGTCAACGTCTCGTCGATAGCCACCCGTGGCGTTAACCGCGTGCCTTACGGCGCGGCCAAGGGCGGTGTCAACGCGCTCACCGCGTGCCTGGCCTTTGAAACCGCCGGCCGTGGCATCCGCGTCAACGCCACGGCACCCGGTGGCACCGAAGCGCCTCCCCGGCGCGTGCCGCGCAACAGCGCCGAGCAAACCCCGCAGGAAAAAATCTGGTACCAGCAAATCGTCGACCAAACCCTCGACAGCAGCCTGATGCACCGCTACGGCAGCATCGACGAGCAGGTGGGCGCCATCCTGTTCCTGGCCTCTGACGACGCTTCCTACATCACCGGTGTGACATTGCCGGTAGGGGGCGGTGACCTCGGCTGA
- a CDS encoding extracellular solute-binding protein, whose protein sequence is MMMPLVGADLSAMASAQATSKLGPTPSRINPLLQCIGGLLLMGMAALSQAAPTHALTVYGEAPRYAESFKHFDYANPNAPKGGLMRRSAIEIGQFDHILPYIDKGIGVSEVDGWLYAPLAVRSFDEPYTVYGLIARRMERGPDDAWLRFEIDPRATFADGKPVRAEDVRFSYNTLMTQGSLKYRTLYADVTGVTVEGPHSIRFDFRQPHGRTLALDLASLPVMPEHDWAKRDFANGAGFDKPVGSGPYRIGRIDNGRSITFERDPDWWAKDLPVSRGRYNFERIRMEYFGDTEVARQVLKGGGYDYNREFSATAYTLGYNGAQLDDGRLQRAHLGPAKPQTAQGFVFNLDRPQFKDRRVRQALALLWDFEWSNRQMMRNMYIRQQSVFSNTPLAARALPDAGELQLLEPLRGKVPDEVFNQVFTAPVTDGSGIIRPQQLQALALLQQAGWQPKDDQLVNADGEPLAFTFLNGQSGMERLLLPWKRTLAQIGVSLNIRNVDSAQYVNRLMARDYDMIVTGYPVTLSPGAELYNYFGSAAANDPGSNNLMVLKDPAVDTLLDGLVRADTQAGMLRHAHALDRVLQWNYYWIPNYYPPGSSTVWWNRFGLPKVQPAYDEGLDSWWEASPDALTNTQMAERLKATP, encoded by the coding sequence CTGATGATGCCACTTGTAGGAGCGGATTTATCCGCGATGGCGTCGGCCCAGGCGACCTCGAAGCTTGGGCCGACGCCATCGCGGATAAATCCGCTCCTACAGTGTATTGGGGGGCTGCTGCTGATGGGTATGGCAGCGCTATCGCAAGCCGCGCCCACCCACGCCCTCACCGTCTACGGCGAAGCGCCCCGCTACGCCGAAAGCTTCAAACACTTCGACTACGCCAACCCCAACGCCCCCAAAGGCGGCCTGATGCGCCGCTCGGCCATCGAAATCGGCCAGTTCGACCACATCCTGCCTTATATCGATAAAGGCATCGGCGTGAGCGAGGTCGACGGCTGGCTGTACGCACCCTTGGCAGTACGCTCCTTCGATGAGCCCTACACCGTTTACGGCCTGATCGCCCGGCGCATGGAGCGTGGCCCGGACGATGCCTGGCTGCGTTTCGAGATCGACCCGCGGGCCACGTTCGCCGATGGCAAACCGGTCAGGGCCGAGGATGTACGCTTCAGCTACAACACCCTGATGACCCAGGGCAGCCTCAAATACCGCACGCTTTACGCGGATGTGACGGGTGTAACGGTCGAAGGCCCGCACAGCATCCGCTTCGACTTCCGGCAACCCCACGGCCGCACCCTGGCCCTGGACCTGGCCAGCTTGCCAGTGATGCCCGAGCACGATTGGGCCAAGCGCGACTTCGCCAATGGCGCCGGGTTCGACAAGCCCGTGGGCAGCGGCCCGTACCGCATCGGCCGCATCGACAACGGCCGCAGCATCACCTTCGAACGCGACCCCGACTGGTGGGCCAAAGACCTGCCGGTAAGCCGGGGCCGCTACAATTTCGAGCGCATCCGCATGGAGTACTTCGGCGACACCGAGGTGGCCCGGCAGGTGCTCAAGGGCGGCGGTTACGACTATAACCGCGAATTTTCCGCCACCGCCTACACCCTCGGTTACAACGGCGCCCAGCTGGACGACGGCCGCCTGCAGCGCGCGCACCTGGGCCCGGCCAAGCCGCAAACCGCCCAGGGCTTTGTGTTCAACCTCGACCGCCCGCAGTTCAAGGACCGCCGCGTGCGCCAGGCGCTGGCGCTGCTGTGGGACTTCGAGTGGAGCAACCGGCAGATGATGCGCAATATGTACATCCGCCAGCAAAGCGTGTTCTCCAACACCCCGCTGGCCGCCCGGGCGCTGCCCGACGCGGGCGAGCTGCAACTGCTGGAACCACTGCGCGGCAAGGTGCCCGATGAAGTCTTCAATCAGGTGTTCACTGCGCCGGTGACCGACGGCTCGGGCATCATTCGCCCGCAACAGCTCCAGGCTCTGGCATTGCTGCAGCAAGCCGGCTGGCAGCCAAAGGATGACCAGTTGGTGAATGCCGATGGCGAACCGCTGGCGTTCACTTTCCTCAACGGCCAGTCGGGTATGGAACGCCTGTTGCTGCCGTGGAAGCGCACCCTGGCGCAGATCGGCGTGAGCCTGAACATCCGCAACGTCGATTCGGCCCAGTACGTCAACCGCTTGATGGCCCGGGACTATGACATGATCGTGACGGGCTACCCGGTTACCCTGTCGCCCGGCGCCGAGCTGTACAACTACTTTGGCTCAGCGGCAGCCAACGACCCGGGTTCGAACAACCTGATGGTGCTCAAGGACCCGGCCGTGGACACCCTGCTCGACGGCCTGGTGCGCGCCGACACCCAGGCCGGCATGCTGCGCCATGCCCATGCGCTGGACCGGGTGCTGCAATGGAACTACTACTGGATCCCCAACTATTACCCGCCCGGCAGCTCGACCGTGTGGTGGAACCGCTTCGGCCTGCCCAAGGTGCAGCCGGCCTATGACGAAGGCCTGGACAGCTGGTGGGAAGCCAGCCCGGACGCGCTGACCAACACCCAGATGGCCGAACGGCTGAAGGCCACGCCATGA
- a CDS encoding 3-deoxy-7-phosphoheptulonate synthase has translation MQASNLALPLTQPHAANTTVSQRLPSPHLLKQQMPLSVEHAQQVHAHRQAIRAILEGRDPRLLVIVGPCSIHDPRSALEYADRLAALSREVDDKLLLVMRAYVEKPRTTVGWKGLAYDPHLDGSDDMHAGIALSRGLMLNMIERGLPIATELLQPMAAGYFDDLLAWAAIGARTTESQIHREMVSGLALPVGFKNGTDGGVAIATDAMRSAAAAHRHFGMDAQGYPAIIETLGNPDTHLVLRGGHKGPNYDANSVALARQGLAKAGLQARIMVDCSHANSGKDPARQPAVFEDVLAQRLAGDSSLVGVMLEGHLFDGCQALGKGALKYGVSITDGCLGWSATENLLREAAARL, from the coding sequence ATGCAAGCCTCGAACCTCGCCCTGCCCCTGACCCAACCGCACGCGGCCAACACCACTGTCAGCCAGCGCCTGCCCAGCCCGCACCTGCTCAAGCAGCAGATGCCGCTTTCTGTTGAACACGCCCAGCAAGTACACGCCCACCGCCAGGCCATCCGCGCCATCCTCGAAGGCCGCGACCCGCGCCTGCTGGTGATTGTCGGCCCGTGCTCGATCCACGACCCACGCTCGGCGCTGGAATACGCCGACCGCCTGGCCGCCCTCAGCCGCGAGGTGGACGACAAACTGCTGCTGGTGATGCGCGCCTACGTGGAAAAACCCCGTACCACCGTCGGCTGGAAAGGCCTGGCCTACGATCCGCACCTGGATGGCAGCGACGACATGCATGCCGGCATCGCCCTGTCCCGTGGCTTGATGCTGAACATGATCGAACGCGGCCTGCCGATTGCCACCGAGTTGCTGCAACCGATGGCCGCGGGCTACTTCGACGACCTGCTGGCGTGGGCGGCGATTGGCGCGCGCACCACCGAATCGCAGATCCACCGTGAAATGGTCAGCGGCCTGGCACTGCCGGTCGGCTTCAAGAACGGCACCGACGGCGGCGTGGCCATCGCCACCGACGCCATGCGCAGCGCCGCCGCCGCACACCGCCACTTCGGCATGGATGCGCAAGGCTACCCGGCGATCATCGAAACCTTGGGCAACCCGGACACTCATCTGGTGCTGCGCGGCGGCCACAAGGGCCCCAACTACGACGCCAACAGCGTTGCACTGGCGCGCCAAGGGTTGGCCAAGGCCGGTTTGCAGGCCCGGATCATGGTCGACTGCAGCCACGCCAACAGCGGCAAGGACCCTGCCCGCCAGCCGGCGGTGTTCGAAGACGTGCTGGCACAACGCTTGGCGGGGGACTCGTCGCTGGTCGGCGTGATGCTTGAAGGCCACCTGTTCGACGGCTGCCAGGCGCTGGGCAAGGGCGCGCTGAAATACGGCGTGTCGATCACCGATGGCTGCCTGGGCTGGAGCGCCACCGAGAACCTGTTGCGCGAGGCGGCCGCACGTTTGTAA